The DNA sequence AATGCATATATGTCAAGTGGGAGGAGTGACTTGTCCTTCACTATATTCCTAAGTTCACCTAACGAATATCAAGGAGGTGAGCTATTAATTCAATCAATGCAAGGTGTTAAGGAAATAAAGCTTAATTGTGGGCAAATAGTTATTTATCCAAGCACCTCTCTTCACTCCGTAAAACAAGTTTCACAAGGAGAGAGAATCGTTTGCGTTGGTTGGATTCAAAGCTATGTAGCTAATAATGAAGATCGGAATTTTTTATTTGGACTTGATGCTGGAGCGAGAGGATTACTTGCTAAGCATGGGAGGTCAGACGAGCTTGATCTTGTTTTTCAAGCCTATAGCAACCTCCTAAGAAGACTTGGCGATTGAATCTATATCTTTTGATACTTAACTATGTAGCATTAGCTCAGCTTGCATTTGCCTGTTAGGAGCAAGATAATAACTATCAACAATCATAAAGAAGATGAAAAGCTCACCTGTGGCGATATTTATAGCTGCGACAGCAATTGTTGCTGCAAGCTCGTTGCAAACAAATAATTTAGCCAATTCTGAAGAGCTAGGGGGTCTCAAGGAATGGACAACTGATGAGTCAATCGATGCTGAAGGGACCCTCGATAAGGCAGCAAAAGCAGCAAAAAAGAAAGCCAAAGAAGAAGACGTCTGCATCCCAATAGGGGAAGGTGAGAATTGCTGGTAGGACTCTTCTCTTAGATCAATTTTTAGAAATCAAAAAAAGGGTGCCTATACAGGCACCCTTTTCTTTAAGTAATGTTTTCTTGAAGAAATCAGAACTTAAATACAGTCTGAACTAGAGCACCAAAGATGTCATCGTTAGAACCGTCATAGACATGAGAGCCACCGAATAGAGCTGGAGTGATGGTGATTCCATCAGTCAACTGGTAATCGTAATAGGCTTCCCAAACTAGGTTGTCATCAGCTTCGTCGTCACCGGAACCTGCATAATCGGTAGCATGCTCACGAGAACCAAAAGCGATTCCAGCTCTGTTGCCATCGATCCAAGCGTCTTTCCAGTTAAGACCAACCATCCAAGCAGCAGTACTCTGAACTTCTGTGTCAGCTGCATCATCTAGCTCACGGTAATCCATACCGAGCTGAATAGAAGGCATTATACCTGTTTCAGCTGGTCTCCACCAATAGCGCAATGAATAAGCATTTTCGCCTTCTCCAGTTGCATTGTCGCCTGCAGCAGTTGAATAGTAGTCAGACCATGCTTTACAAGAGCTGTTTGCATCCTGGCCTGCGCAACCATGGCGAGCATAAGCAGCAGCGATCTGCCATCTCTTACCACCGTAAGTAACTTGAGTCAGCCACTTAGTTTGCTCATCGGTAAGGATACCCTTGGTAGCATCATCAGCTCCAACAGAGGCGTAGTTAGAGCTAACTGTCCACTTTCTATCAGCCTCAGTTGGCTGTGTCCAAGCGACACCAAAACCTGCTGTTGTGCTTGAAGCATAAGCAGCAGTGTTACCACCTAAAGCAAATTGCTTCTGAACAGGCTTATAGATAGATGGAGAAGCTGCCAACATGTAGTAGTTCTCGATCTTTGGACCGGCCCAGAATTTAAGGTCATCCTTGGTCCACTCATACCAGAGCTTATCTACCTCAAGAACTTGCTCGTGGTCGTTAGCGACAGCTAGGTAAGTACCACCATCTTTATCGCCCCATGGATTATTTCCATCCATGTTTCCAGTAATGATTCTTGTATACAAGCGGTCATTACCATTGAAGCTGGTATTTACATCAAGCCTGTAGCTGTAAGTACCAGTAAGCTTGTCGCCATGATCAACTGCTGTATCAGCACTGTCTTCATAGTCAACAGCACCTACAACGAAAGCTGCCTTACCATTCAACTTGGTAGTTGATGAGAACTGACCAGCACTAAGCTCATTAAGCTTGTACTCAAGTCCATCAACACGGCCTTTGAGAATTGCCATCTCAACGCCAAACTCATCGGCAAGAAGAGAAGCATCAGAAGAAAGACCTTCACCACTTGCAACCAGACCGTTATCAAGGCATGCATTTACTAATGCAGCAGCTTCATAACGAGTTAAAGCAAGACCTGAATTAAGGTTTTGAGTGTAGGCATTATCTACACAACCGTAGCTAGCACTTAGGTTTTTAAGAGATGTATAGGCCCAGTCCCCAGGAACGATGTCTGAGAATTGAGCACTAGAAGGAGCTTTGATGCTTTTAGCTGTTTTCGCCGCATACTTAGAAACATCAGTCATATTGACTTCAGCTGCATTTGCAGCCAAAGGCGCAACCAATCCCAAAGCAGCAGGGAAAACCAGCAATTGCTGGAATAATTTCATTGGGTTCCTCACACTGTGCCCATATAAAATATGGGTACATAGACTTTATCTATAGATGCAAGAGGAACAAGTTCGCCATGAGACAAGTCGATGTAACAGATGATACGAATTAGTCGTTCAAGTTGAACCTTGGGCATTCAATAAAAAAGGGTGCCTGTATAGGCACCCTTTTCTTTAAGTAATGTTTTCTTGAAGAAATCAGAACTTAAATACAGTCTGAACTAGAGCACCAAAGATGTCATCGTCAGAACCGTCATAGACATGAGAGCCACCGAATAGAGCTGGAGTG is a window from the Prochlorococcus marinus str. MIT 9211 genome containing:
- a CDS encoding iron uptake porin; its protein translation is MKLFQQLLVFPAALGLVAPLAANAAEVNMTDVSKYAAKTAKSIKAPSSAQFSDIVPGDWAYTSLKNLSASYGCVDNAYTQNLNSGLALTRYEAAALVNACLDNGLVASGEGLSSDASLLADEFGVEMAILKGRVDGLEYKLNELSAGQFSSTTKLNGKAAFVVGAVDYEDSADTAVDHGDKLTGTYSYRLDVNTSFNGNDRLYTRIITGNMDGNNPWGDKDGGTYLAVANDHEQVLEVDKLWYEWTKDDLKFWAGPKIENYYMLAASPSIYKPVQKQFALGGNTAAYASSTTAGFGVAWTQPTEADRKWTVSSNYASVGADDATKGILTDEQTKWLTQVTYGGKRWQIAAAYARHGCAGQDANSSCKAWSDYYSTAAGDNATGEGENAYSLRYWWRPAETGIMPSIQLGMDYRELDDAADTEVQSTAAWMVGLNWKDAWIDGNRAGIAFGSREHATDYAGSGDDEADDNLVWEAYYDYQLTDGITITPALFGGSHVYDGSNDDIFGALVQTVFKF
- a CDS encoding Fe2+-dependent dioxygenase, coding for MELLIHQLLSKEESKKITSNITKDNSCWIDGKTSAGSYAAKVKNNLQLKKDSEVGVTNSNKVNNKLTSDQLIKSFALPRKVHGTMFTRSSVGQGYGMHVDNAYMSSGRSDLSFTIFLSSPNEYQGGELLIQSMQGVKEIKLNCGQIVIYPSTSLHSVKQVSQGERIVCVGWIQSYVANNEDRNFLFGLDAGARGLLAKHGRSDELDLVFQAYSNLLRRLGD